A window of Paenibacillus sp. 19GGS1-52 contains these coding sequences:
- a CDS encoding ABC transporter ATP-binding protein gives MWKNLKLVWNYSKHFQKKIIQSFLLLIVITLVGLVPAFLIQKVFDEGLMKGDYGVVLFYSIALASIYLIRSILSYASTYLFTHMNQNIIYKIREEISIKLLKYPLDFYNYKESGYITSRLNEVNNLSGLFSANTFKMVLGFFEFVGVLVILMIQNVPLTLIMCLLIPCYYLVSIRLMGSVSKYSKDIAEQSAQLNSKIQQSVSGIEEVKNLSLEDVESKKINEMTQKLMKASVKQTLSYSLGMEMIIFLGSVSTVILMVAGGKFIITQHLSIGVYMLFLSYVPKLYTPIQSISTATLTLQPAFISLQRLKMFLEEALEDADDSNKIELTEINTINVDHVGFQYRNAPLLFQNLSLELELYDKLMIFGENGSGKTTFFRLLMGLYECTEGNITLNGMEISSISKKSLRKNIGIVSQKIFLFNDTIEHNVKYGVDEVNEARYEEVIRLTELNKVIAKLGNQNIGENGNLLSGGEIQRVAIARALLRESCVFLFDEIAAHLDDETKRLMNKLLETALNDRICIFIDHSHSFDILCNKSLWLNASKSYQ, from the coding sequence ATGTGGAAGAATCTAAAGTTAGTATGGAACTATAGCAAACATTTTCAGAAGAAAATTATTCAATCTTTTCTTCTCTTAATCGTGATTACGTTGGTTGGATTAGTTCCTGCTTTTTTGATTCAGAAAGTGTTTGATGAGGGGTTGATGAAAGGGGATTATGGAGTTGTCCTTTTTTACAGCATCGCTTTGGCTAGTATTTATCTAATTAGAAGTATCCTAAGTTACGCATCGACCTATTTATTTACTCATATGAATCAAAATATTATTTATAAAATAAGAGAAGAAATCTCAATAAAGCTTCTTAAATATCCGCTGGATTTTTACAATTATAAAGAAAGCGGATATATTACTTCCAGGTTAAATGAAGTCAACAATTTGAGTGGGTTATTTTCAGCCAATACATTTAAAATGGTACTTGGTTTTTTTGAATTTGTGGGTGTACTTGTTATATTGATGATCCAAAATGTTCCGTTAACCTTGATCATGTGTCTTTTGATTCCTTGTTACTATTTGGTTTCTATCCGGTTAATGGGGTCCGTTTCCAAATATTCAAAAGATATTGCAGAGCAAAGTGCCCAACTGAACAGTAAAATCCAACAGTCCGTTAGCGGAATTGAGGAAGTGAAAAATTTATCGCTGGAAGATGTTGAATCCAAGAAAATTAATGAAATGACCCAAAAATTGATGAAGGCTAGTGTGAAACAAACGTTAAGCTACTCTTTGGGGATGGAAATGATTATTTTTCTGGGTTCGGTATCCACAGTAATTTTGATGGTAGCTGGAGGTAAATTTATCATCACTCAACATTTGTCGATAGGCGTGTATATGCTATTTCTGAGTTATGTGCCAAAGCTTTACACTCCTATCCAAAGTATTTCAACCGCTACATTAACTCTCCAACCAGCTTTTATTAGTTTGCAAAGATTAAAAATGTTTTTGGAGGAAGCTTTGGAAGATGCCGATGATAGCAATAAAATTGAATTGACTGAAATAAACACCATCAATGTGGATCATGTGGGTTTTCAGTATAGAAATGCTCCGCTCCTTTTTCAAAATCTCAGTCTGGAACTTGAGTTGTATGATAAATTAATGATATTTGGCGAGAATGGTTCCGGTAAAACCACTTTCTTCAGACTATTAATGGGATTATATGAGTGCACAGAAGGTAACATAACGCTGAATGGAATGGAAATTTCGTCTATATCTAAAAAATCTCTGCGAAAAAATATAGGGATTGTCTCGCAAAAAATTTTTCTGTTTAATGATACGATTGAGCACAATGTTAAATATGGGGTAGACGAAGTAAATGAAGCAAGGTATGAGGAAGTTATTAGGCTGACCGAGTTAAATAAAGTGATTGCTAAACTCGGGAATCAAAATATTGGAGAGAACGGGAATCTGCTTTCTGGCGGGGAAATTCAGCGTGTTGCCATTGCAAGAGCATTGCTCAGGGAGTCCTGTGTTTTTTTGTTTGATGAAATAGCCGCTCATTTGGACGATGAAACCAAAAGGCTGATGAATAAGTTATTAGAAACTGCGTTAAACGACAGAATTTGTATTTTTATAGACCATAGTCATTCTTTTGATATTTTATGCAACAAATCTTTATGGCTAAATGCAAGCAAATCATATCAATGA
- a CDS encoding HAD family hydrolase yields the protein MKCILFDLDGTIGNTLPLSIAALKKSIEPLAGRTYTDQEIRATFGPSEEGILQALIPDHYDEGIENFLVHYHNLHTMCAAPFEGIVEVLDYAKSLNVQLALVTGKGERGTTITLATFGIGSYFGLIETGSPQGSRKVEAITNVLKQWGVAPEECIYVGDSPSDIIESREVGVPVVAAAWAETTDPEELLALQPDWLFTQVKEFKEFIKQSLTN from the coding sequence TTGAAATGTATCCTGTTTGATCTGGATGGTACGATTGGAAATACGTTGCCGTTATCTATTGCTGCTTTAAAAAAATCCATTGAACCCTTGGCGGGCAGAACGTATACAGATCAAGAAATTAGAGCTACCTTTGGACCTTCCGAAGAAGGAATACTACAGGCTTTGATTCCCGACCACTATGATGAAGGGATCGAGAATTTCCTAGTGCATTATCACAATCTGCATACGATGTGTGCTGCACCTTTTGAGGGAATTGTGGAGGTCTTGGATTATGCCAAAAGCCTTAATGTTCAGCTGGCCCTGGTTACTGGCAAGGGAGAACGAGGCACAACGATTACACTAGCTACGTTTGGGATTGGTTCCTATTTTGGTCTTATTGAAACCGGTTCTCCCCAAGGGTCCAGAAAAGTAGAGGCCATAACAAATGTATTAAAGCAATGGGGCGTTGCTCCTGAGGAGTGTATCTATGTAGGGGATTCTCCAAGTGATATTATTGAATCCCGAGAAGTTGGAGTACCCGTTGTAGCTGCCGCTTGGGCAGAGACAACCGATCCAGAGGAGCTGTTGGCCCTCCAGCCCGATTGGCTCTTTACACAGGTAAAGGAATTTAAGGAGTTCATTAAGCAAAGCCTTACAAACTGA
- a CDS encoding LacI family DNA-binding transcriptional regulator yields the protein MANIKDIAKLAGVSVTTVSRVINGHPYVSTLKKEAVQRAMEMENYERNINAVHLSKGKTNLIGVVVPSIRRPYFGMVVEGIADEAIKDNYTLVLIQTNYEVEREMDALMMLKLKQIDALIICSKTSGWDVVEA from the coding sequence ATGGCGAATATTAAAGATATTGCTAAACTTGCGGGTGTATCGGTTACTACGGTGTCACGAGTCATTAACGGTCATCCTTATGTAAGTACTCTAAAAAAAGAAGCTGTCCAACGTGCTATGGAGATGGAGAACTATGAGCGTAACATCAACGCGGTTCATTTAAGCAAAGGGAAAACGAATCTTATCGGTGTCGTAGTCCCTTCCATAAGACGTCCTTATTTCGGAATGGTAGTAGAAGGAATAGCGGATGAGGCCATCAAAGATAATTATACATTAGTGCTCATTCAGACCAATTATGAGGTGGAACGGGAGATGGATGCGCTAATGATGTTGAAGCTGAAACAAATTGACGCACTCATTATTTGTTCGAAAACAAGCGGTTGGGATGTTGTGGAGGCATAA
- a CDS encoding substrate-binding domain-containing protein produces the protein MGCCGGITYCKENNIRVPEDLAIVGFDNQPIAKVLHITTFEIPIVEMGRKLFLKAIDGSHSHEEIPIHLIERLTV, from the coding sequence TTGGGATGTTGTGGAGGCATAACTTACTGCAAGGAAAATAACATACGCGTACCGGAGGATCTAGCCATCGTAGGATTTGATAACCAGCCTATCGCAAAAGTGTTGCATATTACCACCTTTGAAATTCCAATTGTTGAGATGGGAAGAAAGTTATTTCTCAAGGCGATTGACGGAAGTCACTCCCATGAAGAAATCCCGATACATTTAATCGAACGTTTAACTGTCTAG
- a CDS encoding DUF1801 domain-containing protein, with amino-acid sequence MYEQKTKQTDNSVIEFIGNVENPKKREDAYRLLDIFTETTGFSAKMWGPSIIGFGNYHYKYASGHEGDAALVGFSPRKAKISLYFATGNPERTALLQDLGKHTAAKACVYINKVADINVDVLAALIKQSIQFLKETYPNP; translated from the coding sequence ATGTATGAACAGAAAACAAAACAAACCGACAACAGTGTGATTGAGTTTATTGGAAATGTTGAAAATCCTAAAAAACGTGAAGACGCTTATCGATTGTTAGATATATTCACGGAAACGACGGGTTTCTCGGCGAAAATGTGGGGACCCAGTATTATTGGATTTGGAAACTATCACTACAAATATGCTTCTGGTCATGAAGGCGATGCAGCTCTAGTTGGGTTTTCACCTCGCAAAGCTAAGATAAGCTTGTATTTTGCCACTGGAAATCCAGAACGAACGGCATTATTGCAAGATCTGGGAAAACATACAGCTGCAAAAGCATGTGTCTACATCAATAAAGTAGCTGATATTAATGTCGATGTCTTAGCTGCGTTAATAAAGCAATCTATACAGTTTCTGAAAGAAACCTATCCGAATCCTTGA
- a CDS encoding Rrf2 family transcriptional regulator, with product MKYSKATNYALHLMLYLVAAAPDKPVGVQSLAEHQGVSPTYLSKILTKLVKAGLIESASGANGGYRLKRNKEEISFLDIIHAIEGTTSLFDCSLDHPRECPIQQEMVRAEQQMEQYLRNKKISELAGKITAV from the coding sequence ATGAAATATTCAAAAGCAACAAATTACGCACTGCATCTCATGCTCTATCTGGTAGCTGCTGCGCCTGACAAGCCTGTAGGTGTGCAGTCACTTGCGGAACACCAGGGCGTTTCCCCCACTTATCTGTCCAAGATTCTGACCAAGTTGGTGAAGGCAGGACTAATTGAATCAGCGTCTGGCGCGAATGGCGGTTATCGGCTCAAGCGGAACAAAGAAGAGATTTCCTTTCTGGATATTATCCACGCCATTGAAGGAACGACATCGCTGTTTGACTGCTCTCTTGATCATCCCAGAGAGTGTCCGATCCAGCAGGAAATGGTTCGCGCCGAGCAGCAGATGGAGCAGTACCTGAGAAATAAAAAAATATCCGAGCTTGCCGGAAAAATAACAGCGGTTTAA
- a CDS encoding class I SAM-dependent methyltransferase: protein MINELFSTAVWEKAWKEDPNAMGNKMKKMGMDTTHFDHKAVAFNKEVFSEGGRQRSERIIGWLEGQGVDFKGISVLDVGAASGGFTVPFAERGARVTAVEPNIPLGDLLLENTKQFDQGQVELVREPFEHIDIVSRGWNNAFDLVFVSMCPVVVDWASVERVLSCARQFCYISGIAGRMEHGLVNELLPLLTGRELHAASSDMAYLNHLLYLKGYSFESLITQEMKSAEFTIEVAIEEAMQGLKPHDVTLNEASRKIVLDYMHRTYPDNKVVIRQGGRFGKVLVRLQEQHMYSREAVVKGTM from the coding sequence ATGATAAACGAATTATTTAGTACTGCGGTTTGGGAGAAGGCTTGGAAGGAAGATCCTAACGCAATGGGCAATAAGATGAAGAAAATGGGGATGGACACCACCCATTTTGATCATAAGGCGGTGGCTTTTAACAAAGAGGTATTCAGTGAAGGTGGAAGACAGCGGAGCGAGCGGATCATCGGCTGGCTGGAAGGTCAGGGAGTAGATTTCAAAGGTATCTCCGTTCTTGATGTGGGCGCAGCCTCAGGCGGATTCACTGTACCTTTTGCCGAAAGAGGTGCTAGGGTTACGGCTGTAGAGCCTAACATTCCTCTTGGGGATCTGCTCTTGGAAAATACAAAACAGTTCGATCAGGGGCAGGTAGAACTGGTGCGTGAACCTTTTGAGCATATAGATATTGTGTCCAGGGGCTGGAACAATGCCTTCGATCTCGTATTTGTATCCATGTGCCCGGTGGTTGTCGATTGGGCAAGTGTGGAGAGGGTACTCAGTTGTGCGCGCCAATTTTGCTATATCAGTGGTATTGCCGGAAGAATGGAGCATGGTCTGGTAAATGAACTTCTACCTTTGCTGACCGGCCGGGAACTGCACGCGGCGAGCTCGGATATGGCCTATTTGAACCATTTGCTCTATCTGAAAGGTTATTCATTTGAGTCGCTGATCACCCAGGAAATGAAGAGCGCCGAGTTTACAATCGAAGTGGCCATCGAAGAGGCGATGCAAGGGTTGAAGCCTCATGACGTAACCTTAAATGAGGCATCTCGGAAAATTGTGTTGGATTATATGCACCGCACTTATCCTGACAATAAGGTGGTCATCCGCCAAGGCGGACGTTTCGGGAAGGTGCTGGTCCGGCTGCAGGAGCAGCACATGTACAGCAGGGAAGCAGTTGTTAAAGGTACAATGTGA
- a CDS encoding AraC family transcriptional regulator yields MLEKDVDQIIALTEKITIADGRFQTIIPFLSISRRSSQTPPIPSVLTPSFCLILQGTKKIHFGKDIIYAHAGDFLASLIDLPASAQIDGATKEFPYIGLRIDFTTKEIASVMMEAEININPKNKKLNTGAFLGKSDANFLELFIRLLNLIDHPQEVRFLSALIKREMIFKLLTGDYGHLFFQQVFFDQQAKGVGKAIAWIKENYTSSFTAQELAKSNNMSVSALHHKFKAITTMGPLQYQKQLRLQAARRLMLSGSKDVTSAALEVGYESPSQFNREYRRLFGLPPLQDIKALQKNSAAVEFFKNRSVT; encoded by the coding sequence ATGTTAGAAAAAGATGTGGATCAAATCATTGCGTTGACTGAGAAAATTACCATTGCCGATGGAAGATTCCAAACTATCATCCCGTTTCTTTCTATTTCCAGAAGGAGCAGTCAAACTCCGCCCATTCCCAGTGTGTTGACTCCCTCCTTTTGCCTTATTCTGCAAGGAACCAAGAAAATCCATTTTGGTAAAGACATTATTTATGCTCATGCAGGCGATTTTCTAGCCTCTTTGATTGATCTGCCTGCATCTGCGCAAATCGACGGTGCAACCAAAGAGTTTCCTTATATCGGTCTGCGGATTGATTTTACGACAAAAGAAATTGCTTCTGTAATGATGGAGGCTGAAATCAACATTAATCCTAAGAATAAAAAGTTGAATACCGGAGCTTTCCTTGGAAAATCCGATGCCAACTTTTTAGAGTTGTTTATTAGGTTACTAAACCTCATCGACCACCCCCAGGAAGTACGCTTTCTGTCCGCACTCATCAAAAGGGAAATGATCTTCAAACTACTGACAGGAGATTACGGACACTTATTTTTCCAACAAGTATTCTTTGACCAACAAGCCAAGGGAGTGGGCAAAGCCATTGCCTGGATCAAAGAAAATTACACTAGTTCATTCACCGCCCAGGAGCTGGCAAAATCGAACAATATGAGCGTCTCGGCACTACATCATAAGTTCAAGGCTATAACGACAATGGGTCCCTTACAATATCAGAAACAACTCCGCCTTCAAGCAGCAAGACGACTCATGCTAAGCGGTTCTAAAGATGTTACATCTGCCGCTTTGGAAGTTGGTTATGAAAGTCCCTCACAATTTAACCGAGAATACCGGCGTTTATTTGGACTACCTCCACTTCAAGATATAAAAGCTTTGCAAAAAAATTCTGCAGCAGTCGAATTCTTTAAGAATAGAAGCGTCACTTAA
- a CDS encoding MOSC domain-containing protein, translating into MQLTVGEIRDINRYPVKSFAGEQLETCVIEPYGMLGDRFCTFYDETKKDWWRYITARNIPNMLTYQAQFINGEILITAADGRTFGWDADLLGEIQSQTPTQISMSGIKDPHPEHPQLLSVEGASILLISDASLAKLEALWGKNLDQRRFRGNFVVALNDASLVEGDWIGRQLHIGDVQLQVDSYCERCVVITMDPDSLEKEPSLLKIVNKEFGLHFGVYASVVKTGQITIGDKVELVE; encoded by the coding sequence TTGCAATTAACTGTTGGTGAGATCCGTGACATTAATCGTTATCCGGTGAAATCATTCGCGGGCGAGCAATTGGAAACTTGTGTTATTGAACCGTACGGAATGCTTGGTGATCGCTTTTGCACTTTTTACGATGAGACCAAAAAGGACTGGTGGCGTTATATTACAGCAAGGAATATTCCGAACATGCTTACTTATCAAGCGCAATTCATCAATGGAGAAATCCTCATAACGGCAGCGGATGGACGAACTTTTGGCTGGGATGCTGATTTATTGGGAGAGATCCAGAGCCAAACTCCAACTCAGATCTCCATGTCTGGTATCAAAGATCCCCACCCAGAGCATCCGCAGCTGTTATCGGTTGAAGGGGCTAGTATTCTGCTTATTTCGGATGCCAGTTTAGCAAAGCTTGAAGCCCTGTGGGGAAAGAATCTAGATCAACGCCGGTTTCGTGGGAATTTCGTTGTGGCCTTAAACGATGCTTCGTTAGTCGAAGGTGATTGGATTGGACGGCAGCTTCACATAGGCGATGTGCAACTGCAAGTGGATAGTTATTGCGAGAGATGCGTTGTCATAACGATGGACCCCGACAGTCTGGAGAAGGAGCCTTCACTGTTAAAAATAGTGAACAAAGAGTTTGGGCTGCACTTCGGCGTTTACGCTTCCGTGGTCAAAACCGGACAAATCACAATCGGTGACAAAGTCGAATTAGTTGAATAG
- a CDS encoding ATP-binding cassette domain-containing protein, whose protein sequence is MNQDLRTKKAPNYGELAIEAQGLVKIYGSNRAVDGVDLKVGTGMIYGVLGPNGAGKTTAIRMLATLLRPDAGSARIFGHDVVKEPHIVRQLIGVTGQYASVDEALSATENLIIFSRLLGLGRAEARKKAADLLEEFGLTEAAKRPLKNFSGGMRRRLDLAASLIAQPPLIFLDEPTTGLDPRTRNQMWDTIRRLVKTGSTVLLTTQYLEEADQLADRIAVIDQGRVVAEGTVDDLKASVGTSSLHLRVQNLKDIEQARQTVEQVLKVQSNVSAGAGKITAPMGNIDRVTDLLIALREASIPLAEMSVQKPTLDEVFLTLTGHGVQEDTLLSSSESNHVEGVRV, encoded by the coding sequence ATGAATCAAGATTTAAGAACAAAAAAAGCGCCTAACTATGGTGAGCTGGCCATCGAGGCACAGGGGCTCGTCAAAATCTATGGAAGCAACCGTGCAGTTGATGGCGTAGATCTCAAAGTGGGTACCGGCATGATCTACGGTGTGCTGGGACCGAATGGAGCAGGGAAGACTACCGCAATCCGCATGCTGGCGACCTTATTGCGACCGGATGCAGGTTCGGCACGTATCTTCGGACACGATGTGGTGAAGGAACCGCATATCGTGCGTCAATTGATCGGAGTAACCGGCCAGTACGCGTCCGTCGATGAGGCACTCAGTGCAACCGAGAATTTGATCATTTTCTCTCGATTGCTTGGACTGGGACGTGCGGAAGCTCGGAAAAAGGCAGCGGATCTGCTGGAGGAATTTGGTCTGACCGAAGCTGCAAAACGTCCACTCAAGAATTTCTCTGGCGGTATGCGTCGCCGGCTGGATTTGGCGGCAAGTCTTATTGCACAGCCGCCGCTTATTTTTCTGGATGAACCAACAACTGGACTAGATCCACGCACGCGTAATCAAATGTGGGATACGATCCGGCGGTTAGTGAAAACAGGTTCAACTGTGTTGCTAACTACGCAGTACCTTGAAGAGGCTGATCAATTGGCAGACCGGATTGCGGTTATTGATCAGGGGCGGGTAGTCGCCGAAGGCACTGTGGATGATCTGAAAGCATCTGTAGGTACCTCATCGTTGCATTTAAGAGTTCAGAATCTTAAGGACATCGAGCAGGCCCGTCAGACCGTTGAACAAGTGCTTAAGGTACAGTCCAATGTATCAGCTGGAGCTGGAAAGATTACTGCACCGATGGGGAACATTGACCGTGTTACCGACCTGCTGATCGCTCTTCGCGAAGCGTCAATCCCATTGGCTGAGATGAGTGTGCAGAAACCAACGCTTGACGAAGTGTTTTTGACTCTTACGGGTCATGGTGTTCAAGAAGATACACTGCTTTCGTCCAGTGAATCGAACCATGTAGAGGGGGTAAGAGTATGA
- a CDS encoding ABC transporter permease, with product MSTLIKPGVDRQLKNHTSFGQSVRNSLTMAYRGLLKIRRTPEQLFDVTLQPIIFTLMFTYIFGGAISGDVVSYLPVIIPGILVQTVITTSIVTGVQLREDMEKGVFDRFKSLPISRIAPLAGALLADTIRYTIATVLTFIMGYIMGFRPEGGIGYVAIAALLVIVCSWAISWIFAFFGVIARTASSVQGISMIVLFPLTFLSNAFVPVDTMPNWLQWFVNANPISHLVTAVRLLVNSGTVGSDLVYSLVGAAVIVAIFAPITVRAYMRRT from the coding sequence ATGAGTACTTTAATAAAGCCAGGTGTTGACCGTCAATTGAAAAATCATACGAGTTTCGGCCAATCGGTTCGCAACTCATTGACGATGGCCTATCGGGGTCTGCTGAAAATTCGCCGTACACCGGAGCAATTGTTTGACGTTACGCTCCAACCGATTATTTTTACACTGATGTTCACCTACATCTTTGGCGGGGCCATCTCTGGAGACGTGGTGAGTTATTTGCCTGTCATCATTCCCGGCATCCTTGTTCAGACCGTGATTACAACCTCAATCGTCACTGGGGTCCAGTTGCGTGAGGATATGGAAAAGGGCGTGTTTGATCGCTTCAAGTCACTGCCGATCTCACGAATTGCTCCGCTCGCAGGGGCTCTGCTTGCAGATACCATCCGGTATACAATTGCTACTGTGCTTACCTTTATCATGGGATATATCATGGGTTTTCGTCCTGAGGGGGGCATTGGATATGTCGCAATCGCTGCGCTTCTCGTAATCGTGTGTTCTTGGGCAATCAGTTGGATCTTTGCCTTCTTCGGTGTGATTGCACGGACGGCTTCAAGTGTACAAGGGATATCGATGATTGTGCTGTTCCCGCTCACTTTTCTCTCTAATGCTTTCGTGCCGGTCGATACTATGCCCAATTGGCTCCAGTGGTTCGTGAACGCCAACCCGATTTCGCATCTTGTCACTGCCGTCCGACTTCTTGTCAACTCTGGGACCGTAGGCAGCGATCTTGTCTATTCCCTCGTTGGCGCTGCAGTCATTGTGGCGATCTTCGCACCAATCACGGTACGTGCTTATATGCGCCGCACATAA
- a CDS encoding DinB family protein yields the protein MDKIYLITDIPGYSPQISRLLSMMNYARHTTIESTNDLSIEQLDYLLDPLSNSIGALLLHFAAVEYAYQVATFAGRDLSEEELLVWGPALNLGEEGRVNIRGNDLNYYIDQLNTVRLRTFELFQSVNDDWLTKEEPFWYDKPANYYFMWYHVFEDEINHRGQIRMIRKRLTAQTPPTSLI from the coding sequence ATGGACAAGATCTATCTCATTACCGATATTCCCGGGTATTCACCACAAATTAGTCGTTTGCTATCTATGATGAATTACGCAAGACATACAACGATCGAATCTACAAATGATTTATCTATTGAGCAATTGGATTATTTGCTTGATCCACTCAGCAATTCAATTGGAGCATTATTATTACACTTTGCAGCTGTAGAATACGCGTATCAAGTTGCAACATTCGCGGGAAGAGACCTATCTGAAGAAGAGTTATTGGTCTGGGGGCCTGCGTTAAACTTGGGGGAAGAGGGGCGAGTGAACATTAGAGGTAATGATTTGAATTATTACATAGATCAATTAAATACTGTAAGACTTAGAACTTTTGAATTATTTCAATCCGTAAATGACGATTGGTTAACTAAAGAAGAACCGTTCTGGTATGACAAGCCCGCTAATTATTATTTTATGTGGTATCACGTATTTGAAGATGAAATAAACCACAGAGGTCAGATCAGAATGATCAGAAAGAGATTGACGGCACAGACACCTCCAACATCACTAATTTAA
- a CDS encoding AraC family transcriptional regulator, whose translation MPLLIEMLELHQVLTRYRSFELQMLFGKLLLQLQQGIKRSSPQARSYYLGEQVATYLAGRLELPFDSGQVEHDLHYHFDYLARCLKQYSGMSPLQYRHHLQIERAKRLLAHSELPLIQIGVECGFSDNNYFIRMFKRQTLLTPGEYRKQHQLFRLD comes from the coding sequence ATGCCCCTGCTCATTGAAATGCTTGAGCTGCACCAGGTACTTACGCGTTATCGGTCCTTTGAACTGCAAATGTTGTTCGGCAAGCTGCTTTTGCAATTGCAGCAGGGTATTAAGAGAAGCAGTCCGCAAGCTCGTTCTTATTATCTTGGCGAGCAGGTCGCAACCTATTTGGCAGGGCGATTGGAGTTGCCGTTTGATTCCGGGCAAGTGGAGCACGATTTGCATTATCATTTTGATTATTTGGCGCGGTGTTTGAAGCAATATTCAGGGATGAGTCCACTACAATACAGGCATCATTTGCAGATTGAGCGAGCCAAACGGCTATTAGCGCATTCGGAGCTTCCGCTCATCCAAATTGGGGTAGAATGCGGATTTTCGGACAATAACTATTTCATACGTATGTTTAAACGCCAAACCTTACTTACGCCCGGCGAATACCGTAAACAGCATCAGCTGTTTCGGCTGGATTAG
- a CDS encoding lipase family protein gives MGNIEVFEERAIFLAAICGQTYAQFANTDGSFVVPLNYSVSHTIQAKSITWERFGFIIESPQEIIIAFRGTSSTTNWISDTIASQKRFKYIKEDCLTHRGFTDIYSSARNEIISTLASLSPDKTLYITGHSLGAALATLCAMDIAANTTYSSPNLYTFGSPRVGDPAFAKAFTMYVPNSYRIANLFDVITHAPPSIYKLPKRDKKYYYSHVQTLSSLSFQNGALGLNHIIGSYFAELSQLEPKFTQKLCGANPGFCPVIEAKSGRGENKSVKQAPML, from the coding sequence ATGGGGAACATTGAAGTTTTTGAGGAGCGGGCTATCTTTTTGGCTGCAATCTGTGGACAGACCTATGCCCAATTTGCTAATACGGACGGTTCGTTTGTCGTTCCATTGAATTATTCGGTCAGTCATACAATTCAAGCGAAATCCATTACATGGGAACGTTTCGGGTTTATTATTGAATCTCCGCAAGAGATTATTATTGCTTTTCGAGGAACCAGCTCAACAACCAATTGGATCTCCGATACGATCGCCTCGCAAAAGAGGTTCAAATATATTAAGGAAGACTGTCTTACACATCGTGGTTTCACGGATATCTATTCTTCAGCCCGCAACGAGATCATCTCCACACTTGCCAGCCTATCACCTGATAAGACATTATACATTACAGGTCACAGTCTTGGTGCAGCACTCGCGACATTATGTGCGATGGATATTGCAGCCAATACTACCTACAGCTCACCCAACTTATATACATTTGGATCTCCCCGTGTAGGTGATCCGGCTTTTGCGAAGGCTTTTACAATGTATGTCCCGAACAGCTACCGTATTGCGAATCTCTTTGATGTCATAACACATGCTCCACCATCCATCTACAAGCTGCCCAAGCGGGACAAAAAGTACTATTACAGTCATGTCCAGACCCTTTCATCGCTGTCTTTCCAGAACGGAGCCTTAGGCCTCAATCACATTATTGGAAGCTATTTCGCCGAGCTCTCCCAACTTGAACCGAAATTCACCCAAAAATTATGTGGGGCGAACCCAGGTTTCTGTCCTGTTATTGAAGCAAAATCAGGCAGAGGAGAAAATAAGTCGGTAAAGCAAGCCCCCATGCTGTAA